The following proteins come from a genomic window of Drosophila sulfurigaster albostrigata strain 15112-1811.04 chromosome X, ASM2355843v2, whole genome shotgun sequence:
- the LOC133849527 gene encoding beta-alanyl-dopamine/carcinine hydrolase gives MLSSMSSGKILPRRQAIPVLYTRGTHYEVGFDMGRTFGSMIKNFLILSQPLNETYLPQYATTKGRQIYNETLESVKCSFPQYIRELEGVADGAEVEFHKLFLLHLDEILPQSLKHQPRSKNQPTGCSSIIVNKPHCRLLGHTEDALTETLNHYYFVVAHIISDKPEGKYNVKEEHFMSLCYAGHLPGYTMSHNQHGLVFSINTISAELLRSGKTPRHFITRALLATSNVDDAFRVLQDAGVGAADACSINFTFLGDPRQMFYNVEMAPNPERKNESHLSIKEVPMGSFNFHANQFDRIHMDQANEPMVESSISRMRTFCTYKPPASEQDVRNMLGDASGGCYCVWRDNGKPDEVVKTISMGIFDLNAKTFSLYSDNPSYTEPHCTLPLLYK, from the exons ATGCTATCGAGCATGTCGTCCGGAAAGATTTTGCCCCGTCGCCAAGCGATTCCCGTTCTCTATACCAGAGGCACTCACTATGAGGTCGGCTTCGATATG gGTCGCACATTCGGCTCGATGATCAAGAACTTTCTGATCTTATCGCAGCCACTGAACGAAACCTACTTGCCGCAATATGCGACCACAAAAGGCA GGCAAATCTATAATGAGACGCTCGAATCGGTGAAATGTAGTTTTCCGCAATATATACGCGAATTGGAGGGCGTGGCCGACGGAGCCGAAGTTGAATTCCATAAG ctattTCTGCTGCACTTGGATGAGATATTGCCGCAATCTCTGAAGCATCAACCTCGCAGCAAGAATCAACCAACTGGCTGCTCCTCTATCATTGTGAACAAGCCGCATTGC CGCTTGCTTGGCCACACTGAGGATGCTTTGACAGAGACGCTCAATCATTATTACTTTGTGGTCGCTCACATCATCAGCGATAAGCCGGAGGGCAAATACAATGTGAAGGAGGAGCACTTCATGTCCCTCTGCTACGCTGGACACTTGCCCGGCTACACAATGAGCCACAATCAACATGGTCTCGTGTTCAGCATTAACACGATCAGTGCCGAATTGTTGCGCAGTGGCAAAACAC CACGTCATTTCATCACTCGAGCGCTGCTCGCCACCAGCAATGTGGATGATGCCTTCAGGGTGCTTCAAGATGCTGGAGTTGGTGCCGCCGATGCGTGCTCCATTAACTTCACCTTCTTGGG CGATCCTCGGCAAATGTTTTATAACGTGGAGATGGCGCCGAATCCAGAGCGCAAAAATGAATCCCATTTAAGTATTAAGGAGGTGCCCATGGGTTCCTTCAATTTCCATGCTAATCA ATTTGATCGCATTCACATGGATCAGGCCAATGAGCCCATGGTGGAATCGAGTATCTCGCGAATGCGAACGTTCTGCACCTACAAGCCGCCGGCCAGTGAGCAGGATGTGCGTAACATGCTGGGCGATGCTTCGGGCGGATGTTATTGCGTGTGGCGTGATAATGGCAAACCGGATGAAGTGGTTAAAACTATTTCTATGGGCATTTTCGACTTGAATGCCAAAACCTTTTCACTCTATTCGGACAATCCGAGTTATACGGAGCCTCACTGCACGTTGCCTCTACTTTAcaaatag
- the LOC133849528 gene encoding ADP-ribosylation factor-related protein 1, producing the protein MYTLMHGFYKHLTQKDEYCVVILGLDNAGKTTYLEAAKTKFTKNYKGLNPAKITTTVGLNIGTIDVQSVRLNFWDLGGQQELQSLWDKYYQESHGVIYVIDSNDRERMDESKVIFDKMIKNELLSGVPLLILANKQDLPDVMGVREIKPVFQQAGTLIGRRDCLTIPVSALTGEGVDEGIKWLVEAIKRHAVVRPPRVND; encoded by the exons atgtaCACATTAATGCATGGCTTCTACAAGCATCTCACACAAAAAGATGAATATTGCGTGGTTATTCTGGGCCTTGACAATGCAGGCAAAACG acCTATCTGGAGGCAGCCAAGACCAAGTTTACAAAGAACTACAAAGGCCTCAATCCGGCCAAGATAACGACAACAGTCGGCCTCAACATAGGCACCATCGATGTGCAGAGCGTGCGACTCAATTTCTGGGACTTGGGTGGACAACAGGAGCTGCAATCACTATGGGACAAATACTATCAAGAATCACATGGCGTCATCTATGTGATCGACTCCAATGATCGCGAACGCATGGACGAAAGCAAAGTGATCTTTG ATAAAATGATTAAGAACGAGCTGTTGTCGGGCGTGCCGCTGTTGATATTGGCCAACAAACAGGACCTACCCGATGTAATGGGCGTGCGGGAGATTAAGCCCGTCTTTCAGCAAGCTGGCACCTTAATTGGACGTCGTGATTGTCTTACAATTCCCGTCTCAGCGCTCACAGGCGAAGGCGTCGACGAGGGCATCAAATGGCTGGTGGAGGCCATCAAACGACATGCTGTAGTGCGTCCGCCGCGTGTAAACGACTAG
- the LOC133848003 gene encoding atypical kinase COQ8B, mitochondrial, translating to MSRAAQDVLGVLRGLQLVAEACGREHLALTKHLWSNSSLRELLSENVTQTTNSLRAAQQQPGIELQKLQQLLQESGERGYVVAQGLCQLLETSRLRCDHLTAMQRTNNNINSTQNVAASPAAATVAATPSNNVSGQVDASQLDISSITLQEFEEILSQRNKNRNVSLRTANTEKKQLPAKETPPVDTSKLNKDTQYVDNIMRMVASDNSSSTAATATEATPVALPELSKVAKQRRVPASRLGRMASFGGLFAGLGIGTINELTKGALGLGGSTNMREALLSPANAERIVDTLCKVRGAALKIGQILSIQDTNVVSPQLAKAFERVRQAADYMPDWQVERVMTTQLGAEWRQRLSSFDDKPFAAASIGQVHRATLQDSGMEVAIKIQYPGVAQSIESDIDNLVGMLKVWDVFPQGFFIDNVVRVAKRELQWEVDYAREAEYTEKFRQMIAPYPEYYVPRVVRELTTSSVLTTELVPGVPLDKCFDLSYEHRSHIAASVLKLCLRELFEIECMQTDPNWSNFLYDAPSRRLMLIDFGSTRFYKHEFIRSYRQVIISAAQNNRQGVLEMSREMGFLTGYETKQMEQAHVDAVMILGEIFRYDGEFDFGKQNTTERLAALVPTMVAHRLCPPPEEIYSIHRKLSGIFLLCARLNVRMNCVPFYNEIILGKFKD from the exons ATGAGTCGGGCAGCGCAAGACGTGCTCGGGGTGCTGCGCGGCCTGCAATTGGTTGCGGAGGCGTGCGGACGCGAGCATCTGGCGTTGACTAAGCATCTGTGGAGCAATTCGAGTCTACGCGAACTGCTCAGCGAGAATGTGACTCAGACAACGAACTCGCTGCGtgcagcacaacagcaaccaggTATCGAGCTGCAAAagttgcaacagctgctgcaagAAAGTGGCGAACGTGGTTACGTAGTGGCCCAGGGATTGTGTCAGCTGCTGGAAACATCGAGATTACGCTGCGATCACTTGACAGCCATGCAacgcaccaacaacaacatcaacagcacgcaaaatgttgctgcaagtccagcagcagcaacagttgctgctacTCCCAGCAACAACGTCAGCGGTCAAGTGGATGCCAGCCAACTGGATATCTCCTCTATAACGTTGCAAGAGTTCGAGGAGATTTTGTCGCAACGCAACAAGAATCGCAATGTGAGCTTACGCACAGCAAACACCGAGAAGAAGCAGCTGCCTGCCAAGGAGACGCCTCCCGTGGATACCTCGAAGCTCAACAAGGACACACAGTATGTGGACAACATAATGCGCATGGTAGctagcgacaacagcagcagcacggcGGCAACAGCCACTGAAGCTACGCCAG TGGCGCTACCCGAACTGAGCAAAGTGGCCAAGCAGCGTCGCGTGCCCGCCTCGCGTCTCGGTCGCATGGCCTCGTTTGGCGGCCTCTTCGCTGGCCTCGGCATCGGCACGATCAACGAGCTGACCAAAGGCGCCCTTGGTTTGGGCGGCTCCACGAATATGCGCGAAGCGTTGCTCAGTCCGGCAAATGCGGAACGCATCGTGGACACGCTGTGCAAGGTGCGTGGCGCAGCGCTGAAGATTGGCCAAATCCTGAGCATTCAGGACACGAATGTGGTGTCGCCGCAGCTGGCCAAAGCTTTCGAGCGTGTGCGTCAGGCGGCGGACTATATGCCCGACTGGCAGGTGGAGCGTGTGATGACCACCCAACTGGGCGCCGAGTGGCGCCAACGTTTGTCCAGCTTCGATGACAAACCATTTGCTGCCGCCTCCATTGGTCAAGTGCATCGGGCCACCTTGCAAGACAGCGGCATGGAGGTGGCCATTAAGATTCAGTATCCCGGTGTGGCCCAAAGCATTGAGAGCGATATTGATAATCTAGTGGGCATGCTCAAGGTGTGGGATGTCTTTCCCCAAGGCTTCTTCATTGACAACGTCGTGCGCGTGGCGAAGCGCGAGCTGCAATGGGAGGTGGACTATGCCAGGGAGGCGGAGTACACGGAAAAGTTTCGCCAGATGATTGCCCCCTATCCGGAGTACTATGTGCCCAGAGTGGTGCGTGAGCTGACCACGTCCAGCGTGCTTACCACGGAATTGGTGCCTGGAGTGCCACTCGACAAGTGCTTTGACTTGAG CTATGAACATCGTTCGCATATTGCCGCCTCCGTGTTGAAGCTGTGTTTGCGCGAACTGTTCGAGATTGAGTGCATGCAAACGGATCCCAATTGGTCGAATTTCCTATACGATGCGCCAAGTCGCCGACTGATGCTCATCGACTTTGGCTCGACGCGTTTTTACAAGCACGAATTCATACGCAGCTATCGCCAGGTGATCATCAGTGCAGCGCAAAACAATCGCCAGGGTGTGCTGGAGATGTCACGCGAGATGGGCTTCCTCACTGGCTACGAGACGAAGCAGATGGAGCAGGCGCACGTCGATGCCGTGATGATCTTGGGCGAGATCTTTCGCTATGATGGTGAATTTGATTTTGGCAAACAGAATACGACGGAACGCTTGGCCGCTTTGGTGCCCACAATGGTGGCGCATCGTTTGTGTCCGCCACCCGAGGAGATTTACTCCATTCACCGAAAGTTGTCGGGCATATTTTTGCTCTGCGCTCGTCTCAATGTGCGTATGAATTGTGTTCCCTTCTACAATGAGATCATCTTGGGCAAGTTCAAGGATTAA